From a single Candoia aspera isolate rCanAsp1 chromosome 2, rCanAsp1.hap2, whole genome shotgun sequence genomic region:
- the DAXX gene encoding death domain-associated protein 6 gives MSSSPRTGDCIIVLDEDSAPSPPPVAQRERSPGPSAPPRPLNGSPEQKGPAGLRAENERLFEEFVAFCSKHTGDHPEVISYLSGRHQKTNPEYLASVEFRNVLSRCLARVQARRAKIYVYINELCTTFRAHSQKKRAAAAPVSEAPPEPTKPCVGSKRQIRYLEKLLRVYADKIRQLQERELDLAELDSGDSAYLQESRLKQRLMRVFKLLCRLKDCDSLTGRVIEQRIPYHGTCYPEVNRRIERLVNQPEAFPDFADILKVVQKANARHSLGLPKRQMEIMAADAFRDVGARLQKRRRLDLIYNFGSHLTDQYQPNSDPALADRELAQRLQRNQELAEQRLEQVISRFAQLQDKSEEEEEDHQQGGRRLRLDGGGARTSPSGANRGTEGELASHGEPISGAADREDSTGPEETSKKKAWEEEEEEEEEEEEDSSESDIEAELANCLDGGDEEEAAADAAPGPDEDPPAADAEADQRMDLEVPEVVLYSSTEEEDEEEEEDQEEEGLAASGDSTSQQFLLEIEDILPLEDQDTPPPSPLPPLQGEQEPTCPLPPKRSCLLENGELGTQPPRKRSHWGGHPVLSSSGGCIEVPSSGSEGEEERPCLLLPGSPPPLADSTRADSPGLGLVTSTQGSPLPALQQLWQQELLSRTSVATQCDPEEIIVLSDSE, from the exons ATGAGTTCCTCGCCCCGCACCGGCGACTGCATCATCGTCCTGGACGAAGACAGCGCCCCGTCGCCGCCGCCCGTCGCGCAGCGGGAGAGGTCCCCCGGCCCCAGCGCCCCCCCTCGGCCCCTCAATGGTAGCCCGGAGCAGAAGGGCCCCGCCGGGCTCCGCGCGGAGAACGAACGGCTCTTCGAGGAG TTCGTGGCCTTCTGCTCCAAGCACACTGGGGATCACCCCGAGGTCATCTCCTACCTGTCTGGCCGGCACCAGAAGACCAACCCAGAGTACCTGGCCTCTGTGGAGTTCCGCAATGTCCTGAGCCGGTGCCTGGCGCGGGTGCAGGCCAGGAGAGCCAAAATCTATGTCTACATTAACGAACTCTGCACCACCTTCCGGGCCCACTCTCAGAAGAAAAGGGCTGCGGCCGCCCCTGTCTCTGAGGCGCCGCCTGAGCCCACCAAGCCCTGTGTGGGCTCCAAGCGGCAGATCCGCTACCTGGAGAAGCTGCTGCGGGTTTATGCAGACAAGATCCGGCAGCTGCAGGAGCGGGAGTTGGACCTGGCCGAACTGGACAGCGGGGACTCCGCCTACCTCCAGGAGAGCCGCCTCAAGCAGCGCCTGATGCGCGTCTTCAAGCTCCTCTGCCGGCTGAAGGACTGCGACAGCCTGACGGGGCGGGTCATTGAGCAGCGCATCCCCTACCACGGGACGTGCTACCCAGAGGTCAACCGCCGCATCGAGCGGCTCGTTAACCAGCCAGAGGCCTTCCCGGACTTCGCCGACATCCTCAAGGTGGTGCAGAAGGCCAATGCCCGCCACAGCCTGGGCCTGCCCAAGCGCCAGATGGAGATCATGGCTGCAGATGCCTTCCGCGATGTGGGTGCCCGTTTGCAGAAGCGGCGGCGCCTCGACCTGATCTATAACTTTGGCAGCCACCTCACCGACCAGTATCAGCCTA ACTCCGACCCGGCGCTGGCCGACAGGGAGCTGGCCCAGCGCCTGCAGCGCAACCAGGAGCTGGCGGAACAGCGGCTGGAGCAAGTGATCTCCCGGTTCGCCCAGCTCCAGGACaagagcgaggaggaggaggaggaccaccaGCAGGGAGGGAGGCGGCTCAGGTTGGATGGCGGAGGGGCGCGCACCAGTCCCAGCGGAGCCAACAGAGGCACAGAGGGGGAGCTGGCCTCCCATGGGGAACCCATCTCGGGGGCAGCCGACAGAGAG GACAGTACAGGCCCAGAAGagacaagtaaaaaaaaagcatgggaagaggaggaggaggaggaggaggaggaggaggaagactccTCTGAGTCTGACATAGAAGCAGAACTGGCCAACTGCCTGGATGGCGGAGatgaggaggaggcggcggcagaTGCAGCCCCTGGACCAG ATGAGGACCCCCCTGCCGCGGACGCAGAGGCTGACCAGCGCATGGACTTGGAGGTGCCCGAGGTGGTCCTGTACTCTTCGActgaggaggaggacgaggaggaggaggaggaccaggaaGAGGAAGGTCTCGCAGCCTCTGGTGACTCCACTTCCCAGCAGTTTCTCCTGGAGATCGAGGACATCTTGCCACTGGAGGACCAGgacacaccacccccatccccctTGCCACCGCTTCAGGGGGAGCAGGAGCCcacctgccccctgccccccaaacgCAGCTGCTTGCTGGAGAACGGGGAGCTTGGCACCCAGCCACCACGCAAGCGGAGCCATTGGGGGGGGCACCCGGTCCTCAGCAG CAGTGGCGGTTGCATCGAGGTGCCCAGCTCCGGCtcagagggggaggaggagaggccGTGTTTGCTGCTACCCGGGAGCCCGCCCCCCCTGGCAGACTCCACCCGTGCCGACTCACCCGGCCTGGGCCTGGTCACCAGCACCCAGGGCAGTCCTCTGCCAGCCCTGCAGCAGCTGTGGCAGCAGGAGCTGCTCTCCAGG ACCAGCGTGGCCACCCAGTGCGACCCGGAGGAGATCATCGTCCTCTCCGACTCGGAGTAG
- the TAPBP gene encoding tapasin — protein MATSSAPACGNLQSPVLLLLLLLVGASLSASPPPSAAAAAKLGCWFVEEAGGSGGRGSVLPSDLNQRRAVLILPPPGRRLPEASLEPDLPAEVEPGLAFQLLDPSGTLWSGREPGAHPLWHGADLPSPETEAQVACEINPYHPQEAHVPWAAGLVGQKGCPRSLEGQWVIATIQNPEVNFGVSSILHGEAPLSGKREASRITTATAVLSVFTRTPHLQARLGQDMLLDCGFSAPSVAFSVEWRHQHSGAGRVILAYDGAAQRVSVSEDGARLFLDPTSGNISLQLQGVQVHHEGIYICSAYLPHLHAQQTVELKIVEPPKVTLRPDPFSVPPSTHTELACEVTGYYPQSVSVVWKQRSPGKAQEVLLDTWESGHRQSPNGTYSFTSYARLPPVQPGDQGASYSCHVAHVGLGGAGLQKAVKLHVAGSSGPSVEDVIGLFLIAFALLGFLQAISRQVFGEKEKSKKVE, from the exons ATGGCCACCTCGTCCGCGCCCGCCTGCGGCAACTTGCAGAGccccgtcctcctcctcctcctcctcctcgtcg GTGCGTCCCTGAGCGCGTCGCCGCCGCCTTCAGCCGCCGCCGCGGCCAAGCTGGGCTGCTGGTTCGTGGAGGAGGCGGGAGGCAGCGGCGGCCGCGGGTCAGTGTTGCCCAGCGACCTGAACCAGCGCCGCGCTGTGCTCATCCTGCCGCCACCGGGCCGCCGCCTGCCTGAAGCCTCCCTGGAGCCCGACCTGCCCGCGGAGGTGGAGCCCGGCCTGGCCTTCCAGCTGCTGG ACCCATCTGGGACCCTCTGGAGTGGCAGAGAGCCCGGGGCCCACCCCCTCTGGCATGGGGCCGATCTCCCCAGCCCAGAGACTGAGGCCCAGGTGGCCTGTGAGATCAACCCGTACCACCCCCAAGAGGCCCATGTGCCCTGGGCTGCAGGGCTGGTGGGGCAGAAGGGCTGCCCCCGCTCCCTGGAAGGCCAGTGGGTCATCGCCACCATCCAGAACCCAGAGGTGAACTTCGGGGTCAGTAGCATCCTGCACGGGGAGGCACCGTTGTCTGGGAAACGAGAGGCTAGCAGGATCACCACAGCaacag CGGTCCTCTCTGTCTTCACCCGCACACCCCACCTGCAGGCCCGCCTGGGGCAGGACATGCTGCTCGACTGTGGCTTTTCGGCTCCATCCGTGGCCTTCTCCGTCGAGTGGCGCCACCAGCATAGCGGGGCAGGGCGGGTGATCCTGGCCTACGACGGAGCTGCCCAGCGTGTCTCGGTGTCTGAGGACGGGGCCCGGCTCTTTCTGGATCCCACAAGTGGCAACATCTCACTGCAGCTGCAGGGCGTCCAGGTGCACCATGAGGGGATCTACATCTGCTCCGCCTACCTGCCCCACCTGCATGCCCAGCAAACTGTGGAGCTGAAGATCGTGG AGCCACCCAAGGTGACCCTCCGCCCAGACCCGTTCTCGGTGCCCCCCAGCACCCACACAGAGCTGGCCTGCGAGGTCACTGGCTACTACCCCCAGAGCGTCTCCGTGGTCTGGAAGCAGCGCAGCCCCGGCAAGGCCCAAGAGGTCCTCCTGGACACTTGGGAATCGGGGCACCGGCAGTCGCCCAACGGCACCTACAGCTTCACCAGCTATGCCCGCCTGCCACCTGTCCAGCCAGGAGACCAGGGGGCCTCGTACAGTTGCCATGTGGCTCATGTGGGGCTGGGCGGGGCAGGGCTCCAGAAGGCCGTGAAGCTGCACGTGGCAG GGTCCTCGGGCCCCTCTGTAGAGGACGTCATTGGCCTCTTCCTGATTGCCTTTGCACTTCTTGGCTTTCTGCAGGCGATTTCCAGGCAAG TGTTCGGAGAGAAGGAGAAGTCCAAG AAAGTGGAATGA
- the ZBTB22 gene encoding zinc finger and BTB domain-containing protein 22 isoform X1: METPAAGLAVVHVDFPEVTSALLESLNQQRVEGKLCDIAIHVQGRVFRAHRAVLAASSPYFHDQVLLKNMTSVVLPSVMDPVAFEMVLGSAYTGRLRMARDEIVNFLTVGSVLQMWHIVDKCTELLKERRAGHPGPSAHAAVASSSSSCSASRAHSSRTSDNQSPSSSNYFSPRDSAGEGPDQAKCGPRGGSVASERDDEEVVFRAEKGPSHGPDPFAGGSRFVLETDDDASDGGGELGCSEGRRPAYVRPSIVPQKQWILVKKERAQEDLVLTCEEDEDPVEAVAAGPVPEAALSISDVRTLTDPSGAKLEEQVNFCESSEDFSSPYEGLEEGSPLPGALSQRPLLPMDMQGNQIVIFPPQAPVEHGAVQLAAGSGDGNKIFMCHCGKAFSHKSMRDRHVNMHLNLRPFDCPVCNKKFKMKHHLTEHMKTHTGLKPYECDVCAKKFMWRDSFMRHKGHCERRHRLGGGGGGISGTSVVSGVAKKEASPSRVTGDAEWSTGRSPRSELGFTGSSKM, from the coding sequence ATGGAGACTCCGGCCGCGGGCCTGGCGGTGGTGCACGTGGACTTCCCGGAGGTGACGAGCGCGCTGTTGGAGAGCCTGAACCAGCAGCGCGTGGAGGGGAAGCTGTGCGACATCGCCATCCACGTGCAGGGCCGCGTCTTCCGCGCCCACCGGGCGGTGCTGGCCGCCTCCTCGCCCTACTTCCACGACCAGGTATTGCTGAAGAACATGACCTCGGTGGTGCTGCCCAGCGTGATGGACCCCGTGGCCTTCGAGATGGTGCTGGGCTCGGCCTACACCGGCCGGCTGCGCATGGCCCGCGACGAGATCGTCAACTTCCTGACGGTGGGCAGCGTCCTGCAGATGTGGCACATTGTGGACAAGTGCACAGAGCTGCTCAAGGAGCGCCGGGCAGGCCACCCGGGCCCCTCCGCCCATGCCGCcgtcgcctcctcctcctcctcctgcagcgCCTCCCGGGCTCACTCTAGCCGCACCAGTGACAACCAGTCACCCAGCAGCAGCAACTACTTCAGCCCCCGTGACTCGGCGGGCGAGGGCCCCGACCAGGCTAAGTGCGGCCCCCGGGGCGGCTCGGTGGCCAGTGAGCGGGATGACGAGGAGGTCGTCTTCCGGGCCGAGAAGGGCCCCTCCCACGGCCCAGACCCCTTTGCCGGGGGCAGCAGGTTCGTCCTAGAGACAGACGATGATGCCAGTGATGGCGGCGGGGAGCTCGGCTGCAGTGAGGGCCGCCGCCCGGCCTATGTGCGGCCCAGCATCGTGCCCCAGAAGCAGTGGATCCTTGTCAAGAAGGAGCGTGCGCAGGAGGACCTGGTGCTCACCTGCGAGGAGGATGAGGACCCCGTGGAGGCGGTGGCAGCTGGCCCAGTCCCTGAGGCCGCCCTGAGCATCAGTGATGTCCGCACCCTGACCGACCCCAGTGGCGCCAAGCTGGAGGAGCAGGTGAACTTCTGCGAGTCCTCTGAGGACTTCTCCTCGCCCTATGAGGGCCTGGAGGAGGGCTCCCCACTGCCAGGTGCCCTCTCACAGCGGCCCCTCCTACCCATGGACATGCAAGGCAACCAGATTGTGATCTTCCCCCCACAGGCACCCGTGGAGCACGGGGCCGTGCAGCTGGCGGCTGGCTCTGGGGATGGGAACAAGATCTTCATGTGCCACTGTGGGAAGGCCTTCTCCCACAAGAGCATGCGTGACCGGCACGTCAACATGCACCTCAACCTGCGCCCCTTCGACTGCCCCGTCTGCAACAAGAAGTTCAAAATGAAGCACCACCTGACGGAGCACATGAAGACCCACACGGGCCTCAAGCCCTATGAGTGCGACGTCTGTGCCAAGAAGTTCATGTGGCGTGACAGCTTCATGCGCCACAAAGGCCACTGCGAGAGGCGCCACCGCCTCGGTGGAGGTGGTGGCGGCATCTCAGGCACCTCTGTGGTCTCTGGGGTTGCCAAGAAGGAGGCGTCGCCATCCCGTGTCACAGGCGATGCTGAATGGTCCACCGGGAGGTCACCACGCAGTGAACTGGGCTTCACGGGGAGTAGCAAGATGTGA
- the ZBTB22 gene encoding zinc finger and BTB domain-containing protein 22 isoform X2, with protein METPAAGLAVVHVDFPEVTSALLESLNQQRVEGKLCDIAIHVQGRVFRAHRAVLAASSPYFHDQVLLKNMTSVVLPSVMDPVAFEMVLGSAYTGRLRMARDEIVNFLTVGSVLQMWHIVDKCTELLKERRAGHPGPSAHAAVASSSSSCSASRAHSSRTSDNQSPSSSNYFSPRDSAGEGPDQAKCGPRGGSVASERDDEEVVFRAEKGPSHGPDPFAGGSRFVLETDDDASDGGGELGCSEGRRPAYVRPSIVPQKQWILVKKERAQEDLVLTCEEDEDPVEAVAAGPVPEAALSISDVRTLTDPSGAKLEEQAPVEHGAVQLAAGSGDGNKIFMCHCGKAFSHKSMRDRHVNMHLNLRPFDCPVCNKKFKMKHHLTEHMKTHTGLKPYECDVCAKKFMWRDSFMRHKGHCERRHRLGGGGGGISGTSVVSGVAKKEASPSRVTGDAEWSTGRSPRSELGFTGSSKM; from the exons ATGGAGACTCCGGCCGCGGGCCTGGCGGTGGTGCACGTGGACTTCCCGGAGGTGACGAGCGCGCTGTTGGAGAGCCTGAACCAGCAGCGCGTGGAGGGGAAGCTGTGCGACATCGCCATCCACGTGCAGGGCCGCGTCTTCCGCGCCCACCGGGCGGTGCTGGCCGCCTCCTCGCCCTACTTCCACGACCAGGTATTGCTGAAGAACATGACCTCGGTGGTGCTGCCCAGCGTGATGGACCCCGTGGCCTTCGAGATGGTGCTGGGCTCGGCCTACACCGGCCGGCTGCGCATGGCCCGCGACGAGATCGTCAACTTCCTGACGGTGGGCAGCGTCCTGCAGATGTGGCACATTGTGGACAAGTGCACAGAGCTGCTCAAGGAGCGCCGGGCAGGCCACCCGGGCCCCTCCGCCCATGCCGCcgtcgcctcctcctcctcctcctgcagcgCCTCCCGGGCTCACTCTAGCCGCACCAGTGACAACCAGTCACCCAGCAGCAGCAACTACTTCAGCCCCCGTGACTCGGCGGGCGAGGGCCCCGACCAGGCTAAGTGCGGCCCCCGGGGCGGCTCGGTGGCCAGTGAGCGGGATGACGAGGAGGTCGTCTTCCGGGCCGAGAAGGGCCCCTCCCACGGCCCAGACCCCTTTGCCGGGGGCAGCAGGTTCGTCCTAGAGACAGACGATGATGCCAGTGATGGCGGCGGGGAGCTCGGCTGCAGTGAGGGCCGCCGCCCGGCCTATGTGCGGCCCAGCATCGTGCCCCAGAAGCAGTGGATCCTTGTCAAGAAGGAGCGTGCGCAGGAGGACCTGGTGCTCACCTGCGAGGAGGATGAGGACCCCGTGGAGGCGGTGGCAGCTGGCCCAGTCCCTGAGGCCGCCCTGAGCATCAGTGATGTCCGCACCCTGACCGACCCCAGTGGCGCCAAGCTGGAGGAGCAG GCACCCGTGGAGCACGGGGCCGTGCAGCTGGCGGCTGGCTCTGGGGATGGGAACAAGATCTTCATGTGCCACTGTGGGAAGGCCTTCTCCCACAAGAGCATGCGTGACCGGCACGTCAACATGCACCTCAACCTGCGCCCCTTCGACTGCCCCGTCTGCAACAAGAAGTTCAAAATGAAGCACCACCTGACGGAGCACATGAAGACCCACACGGGCCTCAAGCCCTATGAGTGCGACGTCTGTGCCAAGAAGTTCATGTGGCGTGACAGCTTCATGCGCCACAAAGGCCACTGCGAGAGGCGCCACCGCCTCGGTGGAGGTGGTGGCGGCATCTCAGGCACCTCTGTGGTCTCTGGGGTTGCCAAGAAGGAGGCGTCGCCATCCCGTGTCACAGGCGATGCTGAATGGTCCACCGGGAGGTCACCACGCAGTGAACTGGGCTTCACGGGGAGTAGCAAGATGTGA